The region CAATTAGGACTTTAATTTGGTGgaagacatttaaatatttgtcattGTAATTTACTGGTGTTAGATAGATTGATGAGGGGTGGTCTATATCTTGATGTAGATTATTGATTTCTGGGACAATTAAGTAAAACTGCACGCCTGGTTAGTTTAGCGGTTTGAAATTAATGAGCAGGAACAGTGTTTTCCCAACCTTGATTAAGCTGATTCAGGTATTTTataatgaaggggaaaaaaatcacaagccaCTTGAACTaactaaaatgacataaaaagcacaaaagTTCTTGTTGATTTACTGGCTATGCAGTCTTGAGTTGTGCACAGCTGCTTTACCGtttaaaacattgaaaacaaaaacagcactAGATCTGAAACGACAATTTGGGGACAAATAAAGGGAAATTTGATCATTTCCAGTAGCATGTTAATTGGTCTTTTAGGACACAGTGGTTCAGAATCACTCCCCAGAGTACATTGTTCCCCTAAAAACTCCATCTTTGTATCTTCTTAATAGGGTTCAATTACCCCTGCGGTTTGACGTTAATGTGGACagcaatgtaaaacaaaatgtttcctTAACTGTTTATATAACATTAAATACTTATATTTGGAGAAATGGACCTAAGCAACACACCAGCTGTGATGCtctgcagctttttttttggctcccCCCACAACTAAGATGCCTGCCTTCTCCCCTTGGTGACAGTCACCTATGTGATGTATTCCCACTTCACTAGCAAAGAGACACATGTATGGCAGGTTGACTTCTAATAAGGGTTCCTTGTCAGTCTTGGCCCTCCCTTGGCCgtggatttttattttcagcACTTTTAGATAATCTCAGAGCCCCTGCAGGGATTTTTCTGACAGGTGTTACGATTTACAGGCCCATTGGACCCCATctcccacccacacacacatatagctCAGATCAAAAATCTGCCAAATAAATGTGACATCAATTTAGCCTTAAGTTAAATTCAGTTACTTCCTCTTACTTTTCAACATTGACATTTAATAGACAatggcaatatatatataaaaaacttaaTTGAGGGATTATGTAATATAACATGGGTAATTGCTTCTACGTGgtacatatgttttttttttttttttttgggcctagGGAACCATTTACATTATTGGCAATAGGCCCTAGACTCAAATACcattaaaatgttgaaatagaTAGCATGGTGAAGTGTTGGTTAACACATGTGTCTTACATGGTTAGGGTTTGAGTTTATATCTCAGTTGAGACAACTTTGTGTGGTAAGGATGTTCTTCTTTGCTGGGTGGGTTTTGGTACCTCCATTCCAAAACCTTGTGCAAGTGAATTGAGGTTGCCAAAATTTCCCATAATGTCCAATACCTAAATCAGTATGTTAAGGATTGGTGACCACTTCAGAGTGCAGCTGTCCTTCCACCCAAAGTCAAGTATGGAATATCCCATAAATGTCAAGACTGTAATAAGAAAAGACATTATAGGAAATACTGTCATAGTATgaattcaggaaatattagaatcTTCAGTTGATATGTGTATTGAgctttgaaaaaatacatatttacattctAAGGTGAGCTGACAATTATTCAACGTTACAATCAATTTCTCAACTGTGGAAATGTAGTACTTGTCAGCCGATGTTCTGATataatgttattcattttacatATCCTTGTGTTGCACAGCATGTTCAAGTAATGTTGGAACATTGTTAATTATCATATAAGTACACCATGTTTTTTCCACTggatagaaaaatataaatagacgcaacatttttaaatgccgTAACAGTCACAAGAGGGTTCAAAGAAGTTCTTTAAATCATACTTAAATCCAATATGGCATGCAAGGGATTGTAAACTGAATTCATCGGAATGTCCCATAATAGAAAATCAACCAGCCAAGGAGTAAAGTAATaattacagtaaatatttgtgggggagaaaaaaaacaaagtgcctTAAAAACTATTCAATGAAAAGCAGTAGACGTGGCCATAATTCAGCTTGACTCAAGCCGCACGATGACATATTGTTACGCAGCTGCGCAAACGAGTTCATTGCGTGCCGTAAAGCGTGGGACCACCTGTTCTCACTCTTTGATGACACACTGTCATAAAAACTAAGTGCTTTTTTGGTGTACATTCCGTTCCTTTCACTATTACGGATGCCCCTTTATAATATTGTCGTGAGATGGCAGGACAGTATTTGAACTGTTTTGACATTTTACCATCACGCCAGCGCTTATAACTTCGCTTGTGGCGAAGCAAAACTCACTTTTGGAGTAAGTCTTGCCAAGTAATGCACAAATCCTGACCACCCTGAAGTTCTGCTTGACCTCTGAGATGTATTAATCCATAAAATTTGCAAACCTCAAGGGGCATGCTACATTCCACTCTACTTAGTTACTAAAATAGAATGTACAATGTTTTGGGgggggagggagaaaaaaacacgtGGTTTAAGTTGATTCTACATTCTTTTACAGAAGatcttaaaaatgtttaaatgccAGGTTGTTGTGATGTACGACAGGGGTGTGTGATGTCTGATGAGAACAAGATAAATCATGTCAAAACTTTTCACAATCAGGTGAAACATTGCATGGATTGGCCATAGGAAATGCACAGTATAGAGAAAATACGTAGGCTTACTTATGAGCAAGTTATTTGGGAATTTAATTCCTTGGGTTTTGCACAACCCAGTCAATGGTTTCTACCTTGCCTGCAGTGTATATTGGGAGTGTTTCTGTCAGTattaaggaataacatttgtcTAAGTGACTCTGATTAACCCCAAATAGGGTGCAACAGATCTTGCCATTATCTTGACATGTACTCGaggttttaaaaatgcaactgTCACCAGTAAGTGTCACAGCAGTAATTGGACATCCCTACGAAATTTACCAAaggttgaggggaaaaaaaacaggtcaggGAGGATGCCAAGAGAAGGACTTGACAATAATAAAGTGTGTTATATGTGTTTTCTGTTATTCACTTTAGGGGAATGACTGTCATTCTGGTGTAGAAACCTGTTGAAAATTTTCCACAAACATAACTGAGCTGAAGAAACCACCtagtatttaaaaagaagaatacTTTCCAGTGTCATAGATTGTGTTTATGTggtcttgacatttttttaaccatgattTATGCCCGCACTCGAACCAGCTCATTGGGATTCTCTCTAAAAGTCAGAAATTAATCAAGCAGAACAGATTTTTGTTAACAAATGCAAGAACATCAATTGGACAtcttaattttacatttttctggcTGTTTTCTGCCTTTCTTTAGAAAATCAAAAGAATACAAAACAACTAGATGACCTAAAACACTTGGTGTGAACAATCCCCAACATTACAAAAACAGTGGAGCTGTGTTTATTTCATCTTATAGTTTGAAGAATGTACTGATATAAACCCAAAATATAGTATAACTGAAACCTTGCATGCATCTGCTGTCTGTGTGTAAGTCCATAGTGGTTTGTGGTCATGCAATGTGGAAACCGTGAACCAGCCTTAATACTTGCAGCTGCTGTCACACTGACCCTAAACACTTTCCATCAATGTAATCATAAATGTACAATTGTTTACGCTCTCTTGGAATGCAGCGTTTAAAATCATCTATGTATGGAGACAAATTGACTGATAAAGGCCTTCTTATCTGATCACATGTCAGTTTGATCTGGTAAATTCCCTTAAATATTTCTAGAATGAAATCCTATTAGGTGTGGTGCTAgctcacatttttttgaaaCAGTAAGGTTATAAGGGAAAAGTAATTGCAACTAGTTTGAGTGATGGAATCCCCCCTCCCATCCCCCACATGGGGTGTCGTGGCTACAGTCACCGTTTGTGTGCCACATCATTCTGACATATTTCCTTCCGTGCCTGCATGCGTGTGTCCTTAGATTGTCATTTGTAGCCAAAATACACATTGGAGTGCACATAAAATTCTATTGTTGCATCAGAATCAATATACTTTAAATGAGTATATCTTACATCATAAAATTCCCCCACCAAAATAATAACTTGGAAATCCCCGTAAGATATAAAGCAGTTATTCTCAcaaaatggcaatttttttttgcacaattgtgttttttatgaATCGATTGTTGACTTTAGGGTCTGGTCACCATCCCAGACTGAAATGCAATTGAAAATTTGCAAAGTAGCCTAAATGGGGCTATGTGGCATTTTCACAATGTGACATATTCAGACTCCTACTCGAAAGCACTGAATGCTGTAATTAAATCAATAAGGGCTTTCACCAAGCATAAATATAAGTATAATTCTTCTAGAGGTGTGTTTCTGGCAGCATAGTGACAGTAGTCAGCATGACTGCCACACAGCTAGAAGATATGGGTTCAAATCTATGATAGAAAATCACAATGCAGTTTTCACATTCTCAATAATCCCCTTTATATTCCCCCTATGTCTAGTGAAGTATTTTAGATTACCGAAAGGATAAACAAAAGTGGTTGTTTTACTAAGTCCTGTGATTGATTGAGCCGCGCATTGGAACAAATATGTTTCGGTACCATTGACGACGATTGTTGTCCAATCGAGTTCAGACTGATTGGACGGTCTGTCGCCATAATTTTGTCATGACCGTAGTAGTAAGTAATTTTGACAATTGATACCGGTTAATGAGCGGCTGTCCTTCCAATGTGCATGTCAGTGCTATTCAACAGTAACGCTTTGATTTGATATCCATGCATAGAAATGTGACGAAGGTCCCGCCATGTCCTCTTGTTATCTTCAAATGACATTTCTCTctaataaattacatttcacACTTCACCGAGTCACGCCACAATAAGAGCAATCTCACCCATTACGTGCTTTGAAAGTGTGCACTCACGATGTCTTTCCGTACTTTTTATAAACTTTTAGAATTTTGGCAATCATTCctgatgcaaaaaaaagctGCCGCTGCACGATAAAATATAATTGGAGACTGTcatgtcaaattattttaagGAAATTGTTTTTAGGGTTGTGTGTGATTATGATTATTAAACCTTCTCTGTAAGGGTGTTTGAGTCCCACTGTGACAAAACGTAGGGactccaaatatatataaatattttttatagttatCCTAGATAGTTTTCTAGCCATTGTCAAGGTGCCCTTTAGCAAATAACCTCCCCCACACCCTCAGCTCAAAAGGCGCAGCTGCTTTCACTCCCTTATGATACACTATTTGGTTCTTAATTGACTGCTTTGAGACactatttgatacattttgttttcatcttgGTTCCATTAACTATAGCCATGGTCACCCTATTTTTTGGAGCCAGTTTTGTATTACTTCATAAATCCTTCAGCTCATTTTGCAGGGCCAATCGCTGATGTTATACGACATCATTTCAACTGAGTCCACCATGCAAAATGTTGGTCTTGACAGTTTATCGCAGTATTTTCTACATTTCCAATGAGCCACTGTTTGAAAAGCCACTTAAGACATTCAGCTGCAGggaatgtgtgtacatatgaCGTCAGTTAAATCAGCATGGCATTGAAGCGCAGATCCAAATTCATCACTAAAAGCTCCCATCACtttcaacaaataataatagatCACTGACGTGCACAGTTGTGCTTCACTGTGTAAGTGAAAGGTTTTCTCTGTGTTGTATTTGAGTCATCAATCTGAGctggaaaaaatgataaaaggcaGTACGTAGTGGCATTTGGCAGTAGTGTCATCACAGAGGCACGTGAATGAGATGGAATAGCATACGGCCTGAGGTGTTAATCTATACTCTAATGGAATAACGTTTTCATGGGCACACATTTACATGGTAAGCCTATGGGCCAAATCCCACTGGGGGTGATCTTGAAATTTGTTGCAAATAAGGTGAAATCTATTTCTAAATCATGAATGTCAGTTACGGTCAAGTCACAGTATAATCTTTAAGTggctccctctgtctctctccagAGAGTCTGTGTGCGGCTTCAGTCCACGATCCAAGATGATTGGCGGTCCACTCTGAGCTCCAACCGCCATCATAGGAACCCATTGATGAGGGCGATAAGCGGACATTCCGCTCCAGGACGACACCATGGTGAAAGCTCAGCAACACCAGCCAGAGAAAAATGGAAAGCGAGGCAAAGAAAAGGGAGgcggacaaaaaaaagacaaagataaAGCAAAGGAATTACGGAGaaagaagcagaagaagaaagagTTAAACACATTTCGGAAAAAGACATTGTCGGGAAAAGTTCGGGGGGCCTTGGATTGTTGCGTCGTGCTTACTCGTTTGGAGGAAAAAGAAGCCTTGGGCAAGCAGAATGATGTCCAGAAAGCCCACAAGCAGCCAAGTGTTACACCAAGAAAGAAAGGGCGACCTCCTAAAAACAGGAACAAAATGGAGAAATCGCATCAAAAATTCAAGAAATCTGCTTCTCAACAAGCACTGGAACCAAAACGTAGCAAGTCCCACAGCTCACTTACATGGCCCCCGTTTGTTCCTGAGCCTCGCAGGAGAAGAATGGCTTCTCTCAATGCAGAGGCCGTCAACAGCCTGCTGCTCTACAGGGCCGACCCTTTGGCATCCAATCTCGTTAAGAAAGAGCAGTCTTTGAATGAAGCGCCGTCGAAAGGTGAAAGCAAACCTCATAAAGCCAAAAAGGTTCTACGGGAAGGGAAAGCAGACCCAAAGGAAAGTCGTAAAAAAGAGAAGCGGCCTAAAGCGGAGGCGCCGCAAGTCGActggttggctctttttgccccgaCCCCTCGGCGGCAGGCGGGCCTCACCGCTGCTACCTTGCTCAAACTCACCGGTTCCCTCTATGGAAGCAAACGGCAGAGAAAGCAGGAGACCAAGCCTGCCAGTGAAAGTAAAGCTAAGGCTTCAACTCAGGTTGAGATTAGCGGTAAGCCTTTAAGTGGAGCATCACTGCGGACCAAAAGAAGAACAAATCCAAAACACAATGAGCAGCTAAAGCACATTAAACAGGGTAAAGACGATCCGGGTTCTCCGGCCCAGAGATTCTGTAGTCTTTGTAAAACGCAAGCTTTGGATCCCGAGTGGAAGTCCGGTGGAcagaattgtttaaaaaatcctCTCCACTGTGGCTCCACTCTCGGATTCTCCTTAAAAACAATCAAAGAAGAGCAGGAGGAGACGGATGTGTCTTCCTGCTACTGCTGTAGCCAGGAGAGATGTGTGGAATACTGTCACAGACTAGCCCTCTTCCTCAAGGACAAGGCCGTTATGGAGCCCGGCGAGGAAGGCTCGCTCTCCGAGGTGttccaccaccatcaccaccaccatcaccatcatcacCTCCACCACCCGGCAGCCATAACCATCACGCCACACACGTACACTTGCTTCCCCAGTTACTGCGTACACTTCAGCCATCCGGAAACCTCGCCGTCCTCCAGGACACCCTTGGCTCTGTGCCCAAAGAGTAGCAAGAGACCCACGCTGCTACCCACTTCTGTCCCTCAGCGCTCAGGGATTTCCCACCCAGTCTACTGCTGCACCTCTTTAGAAGCGTGCTATGGAGAACACTGCAGGATTAACGGCTATTCCACTTATGGCAATGTGATTCCGGCCATTGCCAGAGGAGGTTGCACCAAATGCACCCATGGCATCAACAGAGGTGAGTACACAATGCAGTAAAAGTAACTGGTTTGTTGTATCAGGCCTAAATAAACATCCAGTTTGAGGGGAAGTGGAGATAAGGAGGAGTTATGCATCAGGGCAAAGTACCACTGAAGGCATTTGCTACTGCTTTCAAGCCTGAATCCCCTCATCCAAAGGGGCCCAACTGGCAGTACTAAATTGCATTCTAAGAAGTGCTcagtttggcattttttttctttttctttttaattaaaatgttctgCTCAATTTAGAATGAATTTACGTTTTCTGCAAATTAGACACCGCGTCATAAGGGAAACCATCTGTTACAGAATGTTGACAGACGTTTAACCAGTTTTCTTTGAAAATCTACCATCACAATTTAACGTTAATTCTTAGAACAAGTGGtttctaaatacttttttttctaatacttttttttcctgtctgcCTTCTCTGTTCCTCCCTCAGAAGACTACTCAAAAAAACCCAATGACCACCACGCCTCCATTCCCGTCTGTCCGAGCCCAAGAATCCTCACTGGCTGCCCCGTTCCCACAGTGCCTCCAGCCGGCCAATCAGTGCCCCCCGTTCAGACGCCTCTGTCCGACCCCAGCCAACCGCAGCCGCCGCTGCAGGTGGCCAAAGAGAGTCCGCAAAGCGCTAAGCCTCCCAGTGGCTCCCGGTCTGGTGTCCGCAGCGCGGGCTCTACCAGCTCGCCTGTATTCCCacttaaaaaggaaaagaagcAGAAGCTGGGCAACACTGTTGCCAAAGGGCAAACACTTACCAAGCAGTCCAAGAACGGACCTCAAAAAAGCACCAACGGGTGGCGACCTGTCGGCCTTTCCTTTGAGAAAGAAGTTTTCTCCCTGGTATGCAGATGCAAGCCTCTTTCCTACTTCATTGCGTCGATTTAAATGATGTTAAAATTATGATTCACTATGCAACATGTTTTCTTAGTAGAAGACACTCATGGCAATAAAGTAATGACtcaaaaaataatcttttagaGTCATCAGAAACCAAAAGTATCATAACAAGCCACGGGGCCTCTGGGAAAGGATTCTTTGGGCTGAGACAACTTCAGAGCTTGCGGACAAGTTACACCAGTTTGATGTTTACAAAGGAATGAAAAGAATATAATCTGTGAAAATTGGAGGAGGCTCTGTTATGTTCCGCTATGGCTACTTCCCTGTATTGAATACATGGTGATTTTACACTGTGCAAAGTGCAAGCTACTAAGGCATTCTTTATCAACATATGCTGTCTAGTGTTAGAAAGCTGTGCATAAGCTTGGAAAACTAAGAACATTTCAACCAGGCAGTGAAATGAATGTCAATGAACAAGGCAGAAGATTAATTTCACAAGTTGATCTGATCAGACCTAAACCTAATTGAACATCTATGTCAGAAACTGAAGAAATACTGCTAGCAGCatgattttgttttacatttattgttttatactTTGACTAAGAATTGATTTTGGTCCAAATTTTGCCTTGAATATGTCGCTAGTATTCTCAAGGATGCAGTTAAGTCTAATTTCTCTTCATATAGATGAGTTGCTCATATTAAAATCCCATACTGTTGTTGTCAGACAACCCAACACTGTTTTCTGCTATTCTGTCATCCCAGGGAGAAGAAGCTCTGGTGCTGAGGAAGTGTTTTCAGGGCGTCCAGCGAGATGGAGATCTGATCCGGGTCAGGGATACAGTTCTACTCAAGTCTGGGCCAAGGAAAAAGTCTCTGCCATATGTGGCAAAGATCTCAGCACTGTGGGAGGAACCCGAGACAGGTAGCAGACATATTTGGGGACTTTTGTACTTCTATCATCtcaaataaaatgttgtttcaGAGAGAGCATGAAGTACACGAGAATCTGAAATGTTGACTTTTCAAAGTGTTTTGTGAGTAATGCATTATATATGATTTTCATCTTGTTTTGTTCCCAGGAGAGTTGATGATGAGTTTGTTTTGGTACTACCGTCCAGAACACACACAAGGAGGAGGAAACCTCAATGTGCACTGTCAGGTGACAAACACATTCGGTTGATTTTACAATAAAGATCCATTTTATAAATGGGTTGATTATGTACCGCCTTGTTTTAGACTTCATTTTTGATTCATGTTTTATTCTCAGAACGAGATCTTTGCATCCCGTCACCAGGATGT is a window of Stigmatopora nigra isolate UIUO_SnigA chromosome 13, RoL_Snig_1.1, whole genome shotgun sequence DNA encoding:
- the bahd1 gene encoding uncharacterized protein bahd1, giving the protein MVKAQQHQPEKNGKRGKEKGGGQKKDKDKAKELRRKKQKKKELNTFRKKTLSGKVRGALDCCVVLTRLEEKEALGKQNDVQKAHKQPSVTPRKKGRPPKNRNKMEKSHQKFKKSASQQALEPKRSKSHSSLTWPPFVPEPRRRRMASLNAEAVNSLLLYRADPLASNLVKKEQSLNEAPSKGESKPHKAKKVLREGKADPKESRKKEKRPKAEAPQVDWLALFAPTPRRQAGLTAATLLKLTGSLYGSKRQRKQETKPASESKAKASTQVEISGKPLSGASLRTKRRTNPKHNEQLKHIKQGKDDPGSPAQRFCSLCKTQALDPEWKSGGQNCLKNPLHCGSTLGFSLKTIKEEQEETDVSSCYCCSQERCVEYCHRLALFLKDKAVMEPGEEGSLSEVFHHHHHHHHHHHLHHPAAITITPHTYTCFPSYCVHFSHPETSPSSRTPLALCPKSSKRPTLLPTSVPQRSGISHPVYCCTSLEACYGEHCRINGYSTYGNVIPAIARGGCTKCTHGINREDYSKKPNDHHASIPVCPSPRILTGCPVPTVPPAGQSVPPVQTPLSDPSQPQPPLQVAKESPQSAKPPSGSRSGVRSAGSTSSPVFPLKKEKKQKLGNTVAKGQTLTKQSKNGPQKSTNGWRPVGLSFEKEVFSLGEEALVLRKCFQGVQRDGDLIRVRDTVLLKSGPRKKSLPYVAKISALWEEPETGELMMSLFWYYRPEHTQGGGNLNVHCQNEIFASRHQDVNSVACIEDKCYVLTLAQYCRFCALVKRRGEGVPDKTASLLVPPAVDQAAPSHRRAPDDVDPELVFFCRHVYDFRYGRLLKNLQ